A genomic stretch from Octopus sinensis linkage group LG14, ASM634580v1, whole genome shotgun sequence includes:
- the LOC118766143 gene encoding uncharacterized protein LOC118766143, protein MLRNPTIPVLLCTIIGIICEQMSTSYHFHRLEGYIIQSTDPAKVIHKATSKFQCAQMCSVNDCEYFTYKSSERQCQYFHIWQDNVTIQKTTNRQAETFVSKNVLQKKWFKIYSLTMEKDCLVSESFLENPRLINPPNSCSHLNETFFYRNTLMDQWTILPIDQVKFAAYKNGIEELELVFNGRNSTKSDWFNFQRLISSPWTDLSEATIAYFGISPTRQRHFYVSQVQIGCERLLSWLIVSEAARCS, encoded by the exons ATGTTGAGGAATCCAACAATCCCAGTGTTGCTTTGTACCATTATTGGAATAATATGTGAGCAGATGTCGACTAGTTACCATTTTCACCGATTAGAAGGTTACATAATCCAGTCAACTGATCCAGCCAAAGTTATTCATAAAGCCACCAGCAAATTTCAATGTGCCCAAATGTGTTCAGTGAATGACTGTGAATACTTCACCTACAAATCTAGTGAACGGCAATGCCAATATTTCCATATATGGCAAGATAATGTCACCATACAGAAAACAACCAACAGACAAGCAGAAACATTTGTCTCAAAGAATG TTCTGCAGAAGAAATGGTTTAAAATCTACTCATTAACAATGGAGAAGGATTGTCTTGTTTCTGAATCGTTTCTTGAGAATCCAAGACTGATAAACCCACCCAACAGTTGTTCACACTTGAATGAGACATTCTTTTATCGAAATACCCTCATGGACCAATGGACAATTCTACCCATTGATCAG GTGAAGTTTGCTGCTTATAAGAATGGTATAGAAGAGCTGGAGCTTGTCTTCAATGGTCGCAATTCAACAAAGAGTGATTGGTTTAATTTCCAGAGACTTATCTCTTCGCCATGGACTGATTTAAGTGAAGCAACAATTGCCTACTTTGGTATAAGTCCAACGAG ACAAAGGCACTTTTATGTATCCCAGGTTCAAATTGGTTGTGAACGTCTTCTGTCCTGGTTGATTGTTAGTGAAGCAGCACGCTGCTCGTGA